From the genome of Acidobacteriota bacterium, one region includes:
- a CDS encoding GNAT family N-acetyltransferase has product MVKKKLILREIDEDDLPVFFLQQRDPDARHMAAFVPKSPHDEEAFMKRWKKILADDSVIKRTIDVDGEVIGMISCFEREGTPEVTYWLGKEHWGKGFATRALKLLLDLVPKRPLYARTAKDNRASVRVLEKGGFSLAGEEKAFANARDKEIDEWIYKLEPDRD; this is encoded by the coding sequence CTGGTGAAGAAAAAACTCATACTGCGCGAAATAGACGAAGACGATCTTCCCGTCTTCTTCCTGCAGCAGCGCGATCCCGACGCCAGACATATGGCCGCCTTCGTCCCCAAGTCGCCACATGACGAGGAGGCCTTCATGAAACGCTGGAAGAAGATCTTGGCCGACGATTCGGTGATCAAGAGAACCATCGACGTGGACGGCGAGGTGATCGGAATGATCTCCTGCTTTGAACGCGAGGGAACTCCCGAGGTGACCTACTGGCTGGGTAAAGAGCACTGGGGTAAAGGCTTCGCCACCCGCGCCTTGAAGCTCTTGCTGGACTTGGTCCCGAAGCGGCCCTTGTATGCCCGTACCGCCAAAGACAACCGGGCTTCCGTCCGGGTCCTTGAAAAGGGAGGCTTTTCCCTGGCAGGAGAGGAAAAGGCCTTCGCCAACGCCCGCGACAAAGAAATCGACGAATGGATCTACAAGCTCGAGCCGGACCGAGACTGA
- a CDS encoding ABC transporter ATP-binding protein has protein sequence MNDGYLALSGISKSFTARGVTTQVLDGIDLRVADREFVALIGSSGCGKSTLINIIAGLLTFDEGYLSLGGRPISGPGADRGVVFQDDVLLPWLTALDNLCFALDCTMSAASVRQRRRLAGKYLRLVGLAEAFDKKPNQLSGGMRQRVCIARAFAIQPRVLLLDEPFGALDALTRLTLQDQLLQVWEAERKIVVMVTHDVDEAIKLSDRILVMSDGPSAKIKQEVAVPFRRPRDMGRLLREPRFYELRAALLSMLQGEGGFRPGSPADGIHSRIPGQERIGADAALLASAARAGHSSNDALGFGGEMRYKVPSPNSEDQSE, from the coding sequence ATGAATGACGGCTACCTGGCCCTCTCCGGGATCAGCAAGAGCTTCACCGCCCGCGGAGTCACTACCCAGGTTCTGGACGGGATCGACCTGAGGGTGGCTGATCGAGAGTTCGTTGCGCTGATCGGCTCCTCGGGCTGCGGCAAGTCGACGCTCATTAACATCATCGCCGGACTCTTGACCTTTGACGAGGGATATCTGTCGCTGGGCGGACGCCCCATCAGCGGGCCGGGCGCCGATCGAGGCGTGGTCTTCCAGGACGATGTTCTGCTGCCGTGGCTGACCGCGCTCGATAATCTGTGTTTCGCACTGGACTGCACCATGTCGGCGGCCTCAGTCCGACAGCGGAGGCGGTTAGCGGGCAAGTACTTGAGGCTGGTGGGCCTGGCCGAAGCCTTCGACAAGAAACCCAACCAGCTCTCGGGCGGCATGCGGCAGCGTGTCTGCATCGCACGGGCCTTCGCAATCCAACCCAGAGTCCTTTTGCTGGACGAGCCCTTCGGCGCTTTAGATGCTCTTACCCGCCTGACGCTCCAAGATCAGCTTCTCCAGGTTTGGGAAGCGGAACGCAAGATAGTGGTCATGGTTACCCACGACGTCGATGAGGCCATCAAGCTTTCCGACCGCATCCTGGTCATGAGCGACGGGCCGTCGGCCAAGATCAAGCAGGAGGTCGCCGTCCCCTTCCGGCGGCCGCGTGACATGGGACGGCTGCTTCGTGAGCCCCGCTTTTACGAACTGCGGGCCGCTTTGCTTTCGATGCTGCAAGGGGAGGGCGGATTCAGGCCCGGCAGCCCGGCCGACGGAATCCATTCCAGGATACCCGGTCAGGAGAGGATCGGGGCCGATGCCGCGCTGCTGGCCAGCGCGGCCAGAGCCGGACATTCCTCCAATGACGCATTGGGCTTTGGAGGCGAGATGAGGTACAAAGTTCCTTCTCCCAACTCCGAAGACCAGTCTGAGTAA
- a CDS encoding fatty acid desaturase has product MRLCRFTPRDAILAGLSVAHLTLTLTLALTWRDGSAVTRFAGLPVVVLMTVYNIIVISHVFTHQAWFRSPFLNRLVSMLNSLNIAQSVKAYELFHVRNHHRYHNDRKRADGTTGDFSSTFRDGEGDDHAGLLRYAFWGAATTLLGVGRALLSVLRLWRVGGRESELRSLLSRNPLKRRAEQRQIQLDRMALSVGIVLFLALDWQWAVFVYLPALYLSFALVNVQNYYEHYGASPEDRYANSVSYYGRLYNLLTFNDGYHQEHHLSPQAHWSRLPQIRAGGLSQAQGKHHLVSPVPALLGFLHRGRAVRWRERPAVRQVRRGA; this is encoded by the coding sequence ATGAGGCTATGCAGGTTTACGCCGCGAGACGCCATTCTGGCGGGGCTCAGCGTCGCCCATCTGACATTGACCTTGACGCTTGCCCTGACCTGGAGGGACGGCTCCGCTGTCACCCGTTTTGCAGGCTTGCCCGTGGTGGTGCTGATGACCGTCTACAACATCATCGTCATCTCTCATGTCTTCACCCACCAGGCTTGGTTCCGGTCCCCTTTTCTCAACCGGTTGGTTTCCATGCTCAATTCCCTCAACATCGCTCAGTCGGTGAAGGCGTATGAGCTTTTTCACGTGCGCAACCACCATCGCTACCACAACGACCGCAAAAGGGCGGACGGCACTACCGGGGACTTCTCTTCGACTTTTCGCGACGGCGAGGGAGACGACCACGCAGGGCTGCTGCGATACGCATTTTGGGGAGCCGCGACGACGCTCTTAGGCGTGGGCCGGGCTCTGCTCTCGGTCTTGCGGCTGTGGCGTGTGGGCGGACGCGAGTCGGAACTCCGCTCGCTGCTGTCGCGGAATCCTCTTAAGAGGCGTGCCGAACAACGCCAGATCCAGCTCGATAGGATGGCTCTGAGCGTCGGCATCGTCCTCTTTCTGGCCCTTGACTGGCAATGGGCGGTCTTTGTTTACCTGCCGGCTCTCTACCTGTCTTTCGCTCTCGTCAACGTGCAAAACTATTACGAGCATTACGGCGCCTCGCCGGAAGACCGTTATGCCAACTCGGTAAGCTACTATGGCCGACTTTATAATCTTCTGACTTTCAACGACGGCTATCACCAGGAACATCATCTAAGCCCCCAGGCTCACTGGAGCCGCCTTCCCCAGATCCGCGCCGGTGGGCTTAGCCAGGCCCAAGGCAAACACCACTTGGTCTCGCCGGTACCGGCTTTGCTCGGGTTCCTTCACCGCGGGCGGGCAGTCCGGTGGCGTGAGAGGCCGGCTGTCAGGCAAGTCAGGAGGGGGGCATGA
- the ntrB gene encoding nitrate ABC transporter permease, which translates to MKKRSSGAIRRARFHTLLTDLERWPGSILQRKQVRSFALFLVILAAFLVAWDLAVRFRLVLTLAPSPYQVWQQAVEIFSQPFFRRGVNHVGIGWHLLASLRRVAIGFLLAAATAVPLGFLIGRSPTLARAVDPFVQVLKPVSPLVWLPIGLALLGKSEPTSVFVIFMSSLWPLLLNTVAGVRSVPAQYCDLARTLGAKRSTVLRRIVLPSALPGIVTGLRISLGIAWLVIVAAEMLVGGRGIGYFVWNEWNNLNVASIVVAILATGATGLVLDRLVQRLEGMVSYE; encoded by the coding sequence GTGAAGAAACGCAGCTCGGGGGCGATCCGGAGGGCGCGTTTTCATACCCTCCTGACCGACCTGGAAAGATGGCCGGGTTCGATCCTGCAGCGGAAGCAGGTTCGGTCCTTTGCCCTCTTTCTGGTGATTCTCGCTGCCTTCCTGGTGGCTTGGGATCTGGCCGTCCGCTTTCGGCTGGTGCTGACTCTGGCCCCTTCCCCCTATCAGGTCTGGCAACAAGCTGTCGAAATCTTCTCGCAGCCGTTCTTCAGACGGGGCGTGAATCATGTCGGAATCGGCTGGCACCTGCTGGCTTCACTCCGCAGGGTCGCCATCGGGTTCCTGCTGGCGGCGGCGACGGCGGTGCCGCTGGGGTTTCTCATCGGCAGGTCCCCCACCCTGGCCCGGGCTGTGGATCCCTTTGTCCAGGTGCTCAAGCCCGTTTCGCCCCTGGTCTGGCTCCCCATCGGTCTGGCCCTGCTGGGCAAGTCCGAACCGACCTCGGTATTCGTCATTTTCATGTCTTCGCTGTGGCCGTTGCTGCTGAATACGGTTGCGGGAGTGCGCTCGGTTCCCGCCCAATACTGCGATTTGGCCCGAACCCTTGGCGCCAAGCGCTCCACCGTGTTGCGCCGGATCGTGCTTCCCTCGGCTTTGCCCGGAATCGTAACCGGTCTGCGCATCTCGCTGGGCATCGCCTGGCTGGTGATCGTGGCCGCCGAGATGCTGGTCGGAGGGCGCGGCATCGGATATTTTGTCTGGAACGAGTGGAACAACCTCAACGTAGCCAGCATCGTGGTCGCCATCTTGGCGACGGGAGCTACAGGGCTCGTCCTGGACCGCCTCGTGCAGAGGCTGGAAGGGATGGTCAGCTATGAATGA
- a CDS encoding fatty acid desaturase: MSSAQGKAQPARRHRFSKEILKAVRSHSRLDNWHGPLEIAEHWLVIGFWIWISLYAWRVLHPAVALLVFLPAVFFIGGRQRALAGVLHQACHGTLMSNKTLGRLLGTLLGGYPVLQSYTGYWASHLRDHHGRLGDPRRDPDYQQYQRYGLCGHNLERGALRRHLRSIAGPRTTLSYISHLLRYRIWNPEERRRESLIRLLFFAAAIVLAVFGGWLDILAAYWLLPLITTQVWIGMLAELMEHYPLVESANPRLDLYMSWNRDSNWFERFILGEKKGEGFHLVHHLFPYVPLWRLEEVDRVLARDPVYASLPRLEGALQALGSISQALPARRQS; the protein is encoded by the coding sequence ATGAGCTCGGCTCAAGGGAAGGCTCAGCCGGCCAGGCGACATCGTTTCTCGAAGGAGATCCTGAAAGCCGTCAGGTCTCATTCCCGATTAGACAATTGGCACGGCCCGCTGGAAATCGCCGAGCACTGGCTCGTCATCGGCTTCTGGATTTGGATTTCCCTCTATGCCTGGCGCGTGCTGCATCCCGCCGTTGCCTTGCTTGTCTTCCTGCCGGCGGTCTTCTTTATCGGAGGGCGGCAGCGGGCGCTGGCGGGGGTGCTCCATCAAGCCTGTCACGGCACGCTGATGTCGAACAAGACTCTGGGGCGCCTGCTGGGGACGCTTCTGGGTGGATATCCCGTACTTCAGAGCTACACGGGGTATTGGGCGTCTCACCTGCGCGATCACCACGGCCGCTTGGGCGATCCCCGCCGCGATCCCGACTACCAGCAGTACCAGCGCTACGGATTGTGCGGCCACAACCTCGAGCGGGGAGCCTTGCGCCGCCATCTGCGCTCCATCGCCGGCCCGCGCACCACGCTTTCCTATATCTCCCATCTCCTGCGCTACAGGATTTGGAACCCTGAGGAGCGGCGCCGCGAGTCTCTGATAAGGCTCCTCTTCTTCGCCGCCGCCATAGTCCTGGCCGTATTCGGAGGCTGGCTGGACATTCTCGCCGCCTATTGGTTGCTGCCGCTGATCACCACCCAGGTCTGGATCGGGATGCTGGCGGAACTGATGGAACACTATCCGCTGGTCGAATCGGCCAATCCGCGGCTCGACCTGTACATGTCCTGGAACCGCGATTCAAACTGGTTTGAGAGGTTCATCCTGGGCGAGAAGAAGGGCGAGGGCTTTCACTTGGTCCACCACCTTTTCCCTTACGTTCCCTTATGGAGGCTGGAAGAGGTGGACCGCGTGCTGGCGCGGGATCCAGTCTACGCCTCACTGCCACGGCTGGAAGGGGCGTTGCAGGCTTTGGGGAGCATCTCACAGGCCTTGCCGGCGCGGAGGCAATCATGA
- a CDS encoding PhzF family phenazine biosynthesis protein, protein MQAWIAETFADQRFAGNDAAVVAAESFPATRRMQSIALGLGLPTTAFLVGDGGNYRIRWFTPRKELNLCGHATIASACYLYEVAGVRRSSKLCFRTCSGPLYARLRDGFISLDLPRLEVAACPPPQGLREALGVEMVQCARSIDDIVIELHNEEAVASLRPDFAALAQIECRGHVVTARAGAQDADFVSRSFFPALGVDEDQVCVSAHCKLGPYWGERLHKSRLAALQLSPRGGRLLVELAGQRVKVAGQARIRERVSVSVGAALCGGRHG, encoded by the coding sequence ATGCAAGCCTGGATAGCTGAAACCTTCGCCGACCAACGTTTCGCGGGTAATGACGCGGCAGTGGTCGCGGCCGAGAGTTTTCCTGCCACCCGGCGGATGCAATCGATTGCCTTGGGCCTGGGCCTGCCCACTACGGCCTTCCTGGTCGGGGACGGCGGCAACTATCGCATTCGTTGGTTCACCCCCCGCAAAGAGCTGAACCTGTGCGGCCACGCCACTATCGCAAGCGCCTGCTACTTGTACGAGGTGGCGGGGGTGAGACGCTCTTCCAAATTATGCTTCCGCACCTGCAGCGGTCCCCTCTACGCCCGGCTCAGAGACGGCTTCATCTCGCTCGACCTGCCTCGGCTTGAGGTGGCTGCCTGTCCTCCTCCCCAGGGGTTGAGAGAGGCCCTGGGCGTCGAGATGGTCCAATGCGCCCGGTCGATCGACGACATCGTGATCGAATTGCACAACGAGGAGGCGGTGGCATCCCTTCGGCCGGACTTCGCTGCACTGGCCCAGATCGAATGCCGCGGCCACGTCGTCACCGCCAGGGCCGGCGCCCAGGATGCAGACTTCGTCTCGCGGTCGTTCTTTCCCGCCTTGGGGGTCGACGAAGACCAGGTTTGCGTCTCAGCCCATTGCAAGCTGGGGCCCTACTGGGGCGAACGGCTGCACAAGAGCCGGCTGGCCGCACTTCAGTTGTCGCCGAGGGGAGGCCGGCTGCTGGTCGAACTCGCCGGTCAACGCGTCAAGGTCGCAGGGCAGGCCCGCATCCGCGAGCGGGTTTCCGTTAGTGTTGGTGCGGCCCTCTGCGGAGGGCGCCATGGCTAG
- a CDS encoding fatty acid desaturase: MSDAIDVRESFLRFPAWTQHFWTWFTGKALPRQQPLIRHTWFSYLVLILAIYFAGLSLSVVAVSLRFQFWYLALLAGWILTLSAARSMILVIAHQCIHKRFSGNGKRDNLVGEMVTVLTFYQDADTFRVEHFHSHHREAVFATHEDPPVQVLLGLGFRPGMTRRRLWLQALLVFFSPAFYLRGFVDRLWCNLVKGTWRRVGFLSWAAFWLSLPIWLPHGGTVLLLAFLIPVILLAQLSALLDKLGEHAWLTQRDPRHGTRYYHVAATWGRFCGRAVPSASPWKPRGLASWLAWSASMLFYHLPSRLLVVVGDLPNHDFHHRYPATPDWMIAAYGRQRDIDNGLNGGPPYSEVWGLGQAIDRMFLGMSQADAHQPGRARAEAILHASLDS; encoded by the coding sequence ATGTCTGACGCAATCGATGTGCGGGAGTCGTTCCTGCGCTTCCCGGCTTGGACGCAGCATTTCTGGACTTGGTTCACCGGCAAGGCGTTGCCCCGCCAGCAGCCGCTGATCCGTCATACCTGGTTCAGCTACCTGGTCCTCATATTAGCGATCTACTTTGCAGGACTGTCGCTCTCGGTAGTGGCGGTTTCGCTCCGCTTTCAGTTTTGGTACCTGGCCCTGCTGGCAGGTTGGATTCTAACTCTGTCGGCAGCCCGCAGCATGATACTGGTCATCGCTCACCAGTGCATTCACAAGCGGTTTTCAGGAAACGGAAAACGCGACAACCTTGTGGGCGAGATGGTCACGGTGCTCACCTTCTATCAGGATGCCGACACCTTTCGCGTCGAGCACTTTCACTCCCATCATCGGGAAGCCGTCTTCGCTACCCACGAGGATCCTCCGGTGCAGGTTCTGCTGGGTCTCGGATTCCGGCCCGGCATGACCAGGCGGCGGCTTTGGCTGCAGGCTCTTCTGGTGTTCTTTTCTCCCGCCTTCTACCTACGCGGATTCGTCGACCGGCTGTGGTGCAATCTGGTCAAGGGGACCTGGAGGCGGGTCGGCTTCCTTTCCTGGGCCGCCTTCTGGCTCTCGCTGCCGATCTGGCTTCCCCACGGCGGGACGGTCTTGCTGCTGGCTTTCTTGATTCCGGTCATCCTGCTGGCGCAACTGAGCGCCCTGCTCGACAAGCTGGGGGAGCATGCCTGGCTGACCCAGCGCGATCCCAGGCATGGCACCCGCTACTATCACGTGGCCGCGACCTGGGGACGGTTCTGCGGACGCGCCGTGCCCTCGGCCTCCCCGTGGAAGCCGAGGGGCCTGGCTTCCTGGCTGGCCTGGAGCGCCTCCATGTTGTTTTATCATCTGCCCTCGCGGCTTCTGGTGGTGGTCGGCGACCTGCCCAACCACGATTTCCATCATCGTTATCCGGCCACTCCCGACTGGATGATTGCGGCTTATGGCAGACAGCGTGACATCGACAACGGTCTGAACGGGGGGCCGCCCTATTCCGAAGTCTGGGGATTGGGCCAGGCTATCGACCGGATGTTCCTGGGAATGAGCCAAGCGGATGCCCACCAGCCGGGGCGGGCTCGCGCGGAAGCGATTCTTCATGCAAGCCTGGATAGCTGA
- a CDS encoding formylglycine-generating enzyme family protein yields the protein MSRWSFHGGSDQYGEYVEFNVGRALARMRLVKPGRFMMGSPDSEPGRMAHEVLHPVTITKPFFLSDTACTQLLWQEVMGSNPSWSKAENKPVEQLSWNDTQEFARTINRGLDGWRFRLPTEAEWEYACRAGTQTPFSFGENITTDQVNYNGNFPYPGGEKGIYRDETVEVRSLPPNAWGFFEMHGNAWEWIQDIYQEDLGTAPAVDPQGAPEGEFKVMRGACWVDPAETTRSADRDIGKTMLRFPFLSVRFAADPVPFNGG from the coding sequence ATGAGCCGTTGGAGTTTCCATGGCGGCAGCGATCAGTATGGCGAATATGTCGAATTCAATGTAGGCCGTGCTCTGGCGCGGATGCGGTTGGTGAAACCCGGTCGGTTCATGATGGGTTCGCCCGATTCTGAGCCGGGACGCATGGCTCACGAAGTGCTGCACCCGGTAACCATCACCAAGCCCTTCTTCCTGTCGGATACTGCCTGTACCCAACTGCTTTGGCAGGAAGTGATGGGATCAAACCCCTCCTGGTCGAAGGCCGAAAACAAGCCCGTCGAGCAACTGAGCTGGAACGACACCCAGGAGTTCGCACGGACCATCAACCGGGGCCTCGACGGCTGGAGGTTTCGGCTGCCCACCGAAGCGGAATGGGAGTATGCCTGCCGAGCAGGCACTCAGACTCCCTTTTCCTTCGGAGAGAACATTACCACCGACCAAGTCAACTACAACGGCAACTTCCCTTACCCGGGCGGAGAGAAGGGGATCTACCGAGATGAAACCGTCGAGGTCAGGTCTCTGCCTCCCAATGCCTGGGGCTTTTTCGAAATGCACGGCAATGCCTGGGAGTGGATCCAAGACATCTATCAGGAAGACCTAGGCACCGCACCCGCGGTCGACCCCCAAGGTGCCCCGGAGGGCGAGTTCAAGGTCATGCGCGGCGCCTGCTGGGTCGACCCGGCCGAGACTACCCGTTCGGCCGATCGCGACATCGGCAAGACGATGCTGCGCTTCCCTTTCTTGAGCGTCCGTTTCGCGGCCGACCCTGTTCCATTCAATGGAGGTTGA
- a CDS encoding CmpA/NrtA family ABC transporter substrate-binding protein has protein sequence MSKSCDRRAFLKLVGAGAGGAMLSSCGNSGDSGPAAQSPGQVLGVRDVGVLSDIEKRKLRVGFIPITCATPFIMAKPQGFYAKHGLDVSLVKFSGYAEIRDSLIAGEIDASHMLSPMPLAITHGVGSAAVPTRLAVIGNVNGCAITMAKRHRDMPATAEGFRGKVLAVAFEYSMPNYQLRNYLAGLGLDPDNDVDIRVMRPPDMLANLISGNIDGFLGPDPPNQRAVYEGAGFLHKLTVDLWEGHPCCGFAVLDDFAVSYPNTYRALLRAVSDAALWAHEPTHRADIAAVLAPSEYLNQPESVVRAVLTGQFEDGLGATRSVPNRIDFDPYPWQSFGVWMATQMVRWGYVPKERLETPADFEAYVRPVFDTSASREALQALGATAPSEVFKPVMIEGRPFDARDPLSWTERTLT, from the coding sequence ATGAGCAAATCATGTGACCGGAGGGCCTTCTTAAAACTCGTCGGCGCCGGCGCCGGCGGGGCCATGCTGTCGTCCTGCGGAAACAGCGGCGATTCGGGTCCTGCTGCGCAGAGTCCCGGCCAAGTGCTGGGTGTCCGCGACGTCGGCGTTCTGAGCGACATCGAAAAGAGGAAGCTGCGGGTCGGCTTCATCCCCATCACCTGCGCGACTCCCTTCATTATGGCCAAGCCGCAGGGCTTCTATGCCAAGCATGGCCTCGACGTGAGCCTCGTCAAGTTCTCCGGCTACGCCGAGATCAGGGACTCTCTCATCGCAGGCGAAATCGATGCCAGCCATATGCTCTCGCCCATGCCTCTGGCCATCACCCATGGGGTGGGATCGGCCGCCGTGCCGACCCGTCTTGCCGTAATCGGCAACGTGAACGGCTGTGCCATCACGATGGCCAAGCGGCACCGGGATATGCCTGCCACCGCCGAGGGGTTTCGGGGCAAGGTGTTGGCGGTGGCCTTCGAATACTCGATGCCCAACTACCAGCTGCGCAACTACCTGGCCGGTCTAGGCCTTGATCCAGACAACGACGTCGACATCCGCGTCATGCGTCCGCCCGACATGCTGGCCAATCTCATTTCGGGCAATATCGACGGTTTTCTGGGGCCCGATCCTCCCAATCAGAGGGCGGTCTACGAGGGCGCCGGATTCCTGCACAAGCTGACGGTCGACCTCTGGGAAGGACATCCCTGTTGCGGATTCGCCGTGCTTGACGATTTCGCCGTCTCCTATCCGAATACTTACAGGGCCTTGTTACGGGCTGTCAGCGACGCCGCTTTGTGGGCTCACGAGCCGACACACCGCGCCGACATCGCCGCCGTCCTTGCGCCCTCCGAGTACCTGAATCAGCCCGAATCAGTGGTAAGGGCCGTGCTTACGGGGCAATTTGAAGACGGCTTGGGCGCGACCCGCTCGGTTCCCAACCGCATCGACTTCGATCCCTATCCGTGGCAGAGCTTCGGCGTCTGGATGGCCACCCAGATGGTGCGTTGGGGATACGTGCCCAAAGAGCGTCTCGAGACCCCCGCCGATTTCGAAGCCTATGTGAGGCCGGTCTTCGATACCTCGGCTTCGCGGGAGGCTCTGCAAGCCTTGGGAGCGACTGCGCCCAGCGAGGTCTTCAAACCGGTGATGATCGAGGGACGCCCCTTTGACGCCCGCGACCCGCTCTCCTGGACGGAAAGGACGCTCACGTGA
- a CDS encoding iron-containing redox enzyme family protein yields MESKHNSHTLTNRLEENSVRRRFVGHDFFRRVAEAPLAVDKAAVIVGQWWHPLHYFPTFLARCIAVLPDIESKSAISRILAQEAGGGNVGRAHEVVYIHTMERAGFSRRQITGQAPFRETAALVEGYRRGSRDRCSALGSIFATEVTDLLMVSAIGKAVAGATGVTDLEWVEIHVEQEPDHVEEANHTMMHDFSAAEEGLVLESAEEMWRLWEGFFNRLGKEISASSHGRHKIPA; encoded by the coding sequence ATGGAAAGCAAGCACAACTCTCACACCTTGACGAACCGTTTGGAGGAGAACTCCGTGCGCCGCCGTTTCGTCGGCCACGACTTCTTCCGGCGCGTGGCCGAGGCGCCGCTGGCGGTCGACAAGGCCGCTGTGATCGTGGGGCAGTGGTGGCATCCGCTGCATTACTTCCCCACCTTCCTGGCTCGCTGCATCGCGGTGCTTCCCGATATCGAATCGAAGAGCGCCATCTCGCGGATACTCGCTCAAGAGGCGGGCGGAGGAAATGTCGGCCGGGCTCACGAAGTGGTCTACATTCACACCATGGAGCGGGCCGGATTCAGCCGCCGGCAAATCACCGGACAAGCTCCCTTTCGGGAGACGGCGGCGCTGGTGGAGGGCTATCGACGGGGTTCTCGCGACCGCTGTTCAGCCCTCGGGTCCATCTTCGCCACCGAAGTGACGGATCTTTTGATGGTCTCGGCCATCGGCAAGGCGGTCGCGGGCGCGACCGGGGTCACCGACCTGGAATGGGTGGAGATTCATGTCGAGCAGGAACCTGATCACGTCGAGGAAGCCAACCACACGATGATGCACGACTTCAGCGCGGCCGAGGAGGGTCTGGTCCTGGAGAGCGCAGAAGAGATGTGGCGGTTGTGGGAGGGATTTTTCAACCGTCTCGGCAAGGAGATTTCCGCGTCTTCTCATGGGCGCCACAAGATTCCTGCCTAA
- a CDS encoding amidinotransferase has translation MASPGCPVNCHNEWDLLEEVIVGVVDGARFPPWHVSVRAPLPHHQRALFRARSGRPFPAERVAAAKRDLEELVHILRAEGVNVRRPEPQALHRTYGAPGWTSTGLYDAMPRDVLLVLGNEILECPLAWRSRYYGTSAFRPLLKEYFCRGAGWTAAPKPELRDELYDEGWEEPQEDEPPRYVINEFEPTFEAADFIRCGCDIIAQKSNVTNDFGIEWLRRHLDGKYRLHVFEFNDTHPMHIDATLMPLSPGKLLINPERVPQVPSIFKGWDVLRAPRPVFPRTHPLYMSSGWINMNVLMLDQERVIVERSDEPMIKALTDWGFKPVLCNFRDFNSFGGSFHCATLDVRRRGELQSYLAS, from the coding sequence ATGGCTAGCCCCGGTTGTCCCGTCAACTGCCACAACGAGTGGGATCTTCTTGAAGAGGTCATTGTCGGCGTGGTGGACGGAGCCAGGTTTCCGCCCTGGCACGTTTCTGTCCGGGCGCCGCTTCCTCACCATCAGCGCGCGCTTTTCCGCGCCCGCTCCGGCAGGCCCTTTCCGGCCGAGCGAGTAGCTGCCGCCAAGAGGGATCTGGAAGAATTGGTCCACATTCTGCGCGCGGAAGGAGTCAATGTGCGCCGCCCCGAGCCGCAGGCCCTTCACCGTACCTATGGGGCCCCCGGCTGGACCAGCACGGGACTCTACGACGCCATGCCCCGGGACGTGTTGCTGGTGCTGGGCAACGAGATTCTGGAATGTCCTCTGGCCTGGCGCTCGCGCTACTATGGAACCTCCGCCTTCAGGCCTCTTCTCAAGGAGTATTTTTGCCGCGGGGCCGGATGGACAGCCGCACCCAAGCCCGAACTGCGGGACGAACTCTACGATGAGGGCTGGGAGGAGCCACAAGAGGACGAGCCGCCGCGCTACGTCATCAACGAATTCGAACCGACTTTCGAAGCGGCTGACTTCATCCGCTGCGGATGCGACATCATCGCGCAGAAAAGCAACGTCACCAACGATTTCGGCATCGAGTGGCTTCGCCGTCACCTTGACGGCAAGTACCGGCTTCACGTCTTCGAGTTCAATGACACTCACCCCATGCACATCGACGCCACCCTGATGCCGTTGTCTCCCGGCAAGCTGCTCATTAACCCCGAGCGCGTGCCGCAAGTGCCCTCCATCTTCAAGGGATGGGACGTCTTGCGCGCTCCGCGGCCGGTGTTTCCCCGCACTCATCCTCTTTACATGTCGAGCGGATGGATCAATATGAACGTCCTCATGCTCGACCAGGAGCGGGTGATTGTTGAACGCAGCGATGAACCGATGATCAAGGCCCTGACGGATTGGGGATTCAAGCCCGTCCTCTGCAATTTCCGAGATTTCAACAGCTTCGGCGGATCGTTCCACTGCGCCACCCTGGACGTGCGCCGCCGTGGAGAGCTGCAGTCTTACCTGGCATCATAG